In the Devosia sp. SL43 genome, one interval contains:
- a CDS encoding type II secretion system F family protein has product MTVILLAILAMVAVGAAGFALVPSALGGGRAEQRRKALQVNTRVNRLENDAARNRDQRRKELQRSLKQQSDSLNSKKRVTLPQLLFQAGMTIKPAAFIRNSIIFGAVVTVVLIVVQVPIYLAPVFGVASGYLLPRMWVGRKRKKYQDKFLDELPNAVEAIVRGVKTGLPLNDSIRVVAKDAKEPVRSEFGRVLDQQAFGMTMTEAVGVLLDRVPLPEVNFFVVVITVQQQAGGNLSEALGNLAKVLRNRKKMKQKIKAMSSEAKASAGIIGSLPFVVGILVSITSPTYLAPLFFTTLGNIWLGIGVVMLAAGVFVMSRMVKFDY; this is encoded by the coding sequence ATGACAGTCATCCTCCTCGCCATTCTGGCCATGGTCGCTGTGGGTGCCGCAGGCTTCGCCTTGGTGCCGTCGGCGCTTGGCGGTGGCCGTGCCGAACAGCGGCGCAAAGCGCTCCAGGTCAACACCCGCGTCAACCGGCTCGAAAACGATGCTGCCCGCAACCGCGACCAGCGCCGCAAGGAGTTGCAGCGCTCGCTCAAGCAGCAGTCAGATTCGCTCAATTCAAAAAAGCGCGTGACGCTGCCGCAACTGCTGTTCCAGGCAGGCATGACCATCAAGCCGGCGGCATTCATTCGCAACAGCATCATTTTCGGTGCCGTGGTGACGGTGGTCTTGATCGTCGTGCAGGTTCCTATCTACCTGGCGCCGGTCTTCGGCGTCGCCTCCGGCTACCTGCTACCGCGCATGTGGGTCGGCCGCAAGCGCAAGAAGTACCAGGACAAGTTCCTGGACGAGCTGCCCAACGCCGTCGAAGCCATCGTGCGTGGCGTCAAGACCGGCCTGCCGCTCAACGATTCCATCCGCGTCGTGGCCAAGGATGCCAAGGAGCCGGTTAGGTCCGAGTTCGGCCGCGTGCTCGATCAGCAGGCTTTCGGCATGACCATGACCGAGGCGGTGGGCGTTTTGCTCGACCGCGTGCCGCTGCCGGAAGTGAACTTCTTCGTCGTGGTCATCACCGTGCAGCAGCAGGCGGGCGGTAACCTCAGTGAAGCCCTGGGCAACCTGGCCAAGGTGCTGCGCAACCGCAAGAAGATGAAGCAGAAGATCAAGGCCATGTCGTCCGAAGCCAAGGCCTCCGCTGGCATTATCGGCTCGCTGCCTTTCGTCGTCGGCATCCTGGTGTCCATCACCTCGCCCACCTATCTGGCGCCCCTGTTTTTCACCACCCTGGGCAATATCTGGCTGGGGATCGGCGTCGTCATGCTCGCCGCCGGTGTCTTCGTCATGAGCCGCATGGTCAAGTTCGACTACTGA
- the cpaB gene encoding Flp pilus assembly protein CpaB produces the protein MKPARIILLVVALVAGGLAAFLVTRGGRPAPQTQTVTEVVQEEKAQILVAKTPIGIGERLGPTTLEWVDWPVGSLRADYVTMEAMPEATTDLTGAVARYEFFPGEPIREAKLVRADQGYLSAVLSEGMRGVSVGVSAVSSAGGFVVPNDHVDVILTTQTAAGESSEVILANVRILAIGKRIGEVGTSGGQSEENVAAGAAPRPITFDRSTIATLELDPVQAETLINASTRGQLTLTLRSVVDFGKDTSIAERPSNQTVRLIRFGQEQAVMAGTGTGQMLGNNNNPEFFSDPNEGAAAEASVVNSHSTPQ, from the coding sequence ATGAAGCCGGCGCGTATCATCTTGTTGGTTGTTGCCCTTGTCGCCGGCGGCCTGGCCGCATTTCTGGTGACTCGCGGCGGCCGTCCCGCTCCCCAAACGCAAACCGTGACCGAAGTCGTCCAGGAGGAAAAGGCGCAGATACTTGTCGCCAAGACCCCCATCGGCATCGGTGAGCGCCTCGGTCCGACCACGCTCGAATGGGTGGATTGGCCGGTTGGCTCCCTGCGTGCCGACTATGTCACCATGGAAGCCATGCCTGAGGCGACGACCGACCTGACCGGCGCAGTTGCGCGCTATGAATTCTTCCCGGGCGAACCCATCCGCGAGGCCAAGCTGGTCCGTGCCGACCAGGGTTACCTGTCTGCGGTTCTGTCCGAAGGCATGCGCGGCGTTTCCGTCGGCGTCAGCGCCGTGTCGAGCGCCGGCGGTTTCGTGGTGCCGAACGACCATGTCGACGTCATCCTGACCACGCAAACGGCCGCCGGCGAGAGTTCGGAAGTCATCCTCGCCAATGTGCGCATCCTGGCGATTGGCAAGCGCATCGGCGAAGTGGGCACCAGTGGCGGGCAGAGCGAAGAAAACGTCGCTGCCGGCGCCGCGCCCCGGCCGATCACCTTCGATCGCTCGACCATCGCTACGCTCGAACTCGACCCGGTACAGGCCGAGACCCTGATCAACGCATCAACGCGCGGCCAGCTTACCCTGACGCTGCGCTCGGTGGTCGATTTCGGCAAGGACACCTCCATCGCCGAACGCCCAAGCAACCAGACGGTCCGCCTTATCCGCTTCGGCCAGGAGCAGGCCGTGATGGCCGGCACCGGTACCGGCCAGATGCTGGGCAACAACAACAACCCTGAATTCTTCTCAGACCCGAACGAAGGCGCCGCCGCCGAAGCCTCCGTGGTCAATAGCCATTCGACGCCGCAATAG
- a CDS encoding type II and III secretion system protein family protein, translating to MNPFLTKFSHRAGLLLAPLALALMASSSFVPAAAEETHIAISAAAYGATRSVEIELNKSMIIDLPAGASEVVISQPGIAGAVMRTRTRAILQGMTGGDTNIFFLDDAGNTIQVLDVRVIEEPSQVGNALQQALRRVIPGSNIIVESVTLGETNRIVLTGTVLSGDDSDRATLVASQFAGGEGNVANILDVSGAQQVMLQVTVSEVKRDVAKQFGINLGAVFNVGLTNLLSFTNTMVDGEIPHGADGGFSVNGNNISSAIRALEERGALRVLAQPTLTAISGEAATFLAGGEMPYYTYDEQDDGVLLRTVLFKPYGVELAFTPVVKSNGTIALKVETSVSEPQADQSMTKREASTSVELPSGMTLSIGGLLEERSSQQVDQLPLLGNIPILGALFRSRDYLTEQTELVILVTPYLVGPSPAGTIPVPTDGTTMASDAEAIFLGRLENMYGVAGSGEIRGSISGSVGFVLD from the coding sequence ATGAACCCGTTCCTGACCAAGTTCTCCCACCGTGCCGGCCTGCTGCTGGCGCCTTTGGCGCTGGCCCTGATGGCTAGCAGCAGTTTCGTCCCGGCCGCTGCCGAGGAAACTCACATCGCCATTTCAGCGGCGGCCTATGGCGCGACGCGGTCGGTTGAAATCGAACTCAACAAGTCGATGATCATCGATTTGCCGGCCGGCGCGAGCGAAGTCGTCATTAGCCAGCCCGGCATTGCGGGCGCGGTCATGCGGACCCGCACACGAGCCATCCTTCAGGGTATGACGGGCGGCGATACCAACATCTTCTTCCTCGACGATGCCGGCAATACCATCCAGGTTCTCGATGTCCGGGTGATTGAAGAACCGTCTCAGGTCGGCAACGCCCTGCAACAGGCTCTGCGCCGCGTCATTCCCGGTTCCAATATCATCGTTGAATCCGTCACCCTGGGCGAAACCAACCGCATCGTCCTGACCGGCACAGTGCTTTCCGGAGACGACAGCGACCGGGCCACCCTGGTGGCGAGCCAATTTGCCGGCGGCGAGGGCAATGTGGCAAATATTCTCGACGTGTCCGGCGCCCAGCAGGTCATGCTCCAGGTCACCGTGTCGGAAGTGAAGCGTGATGTTGCCAAGCAGTTCGGCATCAATCTGGGTGCCGTCTTCAACGTAGGCCTCACCAACCTGCTCAGCTTCACCAACACCATGGTGGATGGCGAAATCCCGCATGGTGCCGACGGCGGCTTCTCCGTCAACGGCAACAATATCTCATCTGCTATCCGCGCCCTCGAAGAGCGCGGCGCCCTGCGTGTGCTCGCCCAGCCGACACTGACCGCCATTTCTGGTGAGGCCGCGACCTTCCTGGCCGGTGGCGAAATGCCCTACTACACCTATGACGAGCAGGATGACGGGGTCCTGCTGCGCACAGTTCTGTTCAAGCCCTACGGCGTCGAACTGGCCTTCACCCCGGTGGTCAAGTCCAACGGCACTATCGCACTCAAGGTCGAAACCTCGGTTTCCGAGCCGCAGGCCGACCAGTCCATGACCAAACGCGAGGCCAGCACCTCGGTGGAACTGCCCAGCGGCATGACGCTATCCATTGGCGGATTGCTGGAAGAACGGTCGAGCCAACAGGTCGATCAACTGCCCTTGCTTGGCAATATTCCGATCCTTGGTGCGCTGTTCCGGTCGCGTGACTACCTGACCGAGCAGACCGAACTGGTCATTTTGGTGACGCCCTATCTCGTCGGCCCAAGCCCCGCCGGTACCATTCCAGTGCCGACCGACGGGACGACAATGGCCAGCGATGCCGAAGCGATCTTCCTCGGGCGTCTCGAGAATATGTACGGCGTGGCCGGCAGCGGTGAGATCCGCGGTTCCATCTCGGGTTCGGTCGGTTTTGTTCTCGACTAG
- a CDS encoding TadE/TadG family type IV pilus assembly protein codes for MATLEKLMQWARQFRAANAGVAAVEFALILPIMLFVYVGMVEASALISVDRKVQSVSGAVGDLVARSKESITVAELNDYVKVAGGIMTPYPDENLEQIISQIFVPLNTDETPTVVWSRRYVHQAPQGTGAHAQNSDYTGLPDEIVDIARGEYVIVAESRAFYKPLYGIVFDQEIELYRENFYLPRFGGSITLQ; via the coding sequence ATGGCAACACTCGAAAAATTAATGCAATGGGCCAGGCAGTTCCGCGCCGCCAACGCCGGTGTGGCGGCGGTGGAGTTCGCACTGATCCTGCCGATCATGCTGTTCGTCTATGTCGGCATGGTGGAGGCGAGTGCCCTGATCTCGGTGGACCGAAAGGTCCAGTCGGTATCGGGTGCGGTCGGCGATCTGGTGGCCCGCTCGAAGGAGTCAATCACCGTCGCGGAGCTCAATGACTACGTCAAGGTCGCCGGTGGCATCATGACCCCCTACCCGGACGAAAACCTCGAACAGATCATCTCGCAGATCTTTGTGCCGCTCAACACCGACGAGACCCCGACAGTAGTCTGGTCACGCCGCTACGTTCACCAGGCGCCGCAAGGCACCGGCGCCCATGCCCAAAACAGCGACTACACCGGGCTCCCCGACGAAATTGTCGACATCGCTCGGGGAGAGTACGTGATCGTCGCCGAGAGCCGCGCGTTCTACAAGCCGCTCTATGGCATTGTGTTCGACCAAGAGATCGAACTCTACCGGGAGAATTTCTATCTACCGCGCTTCGGTGGAAGCATCACGCTGCAGTAG
- a CDS encoding AAA family ATPase — protein sequence MSFLTPESKKVEEPAAEIASGARLIPRITIQAFCEHSQTAQLVESAIHDRRMSKVALTTHNGGIDGAVETYKSNPTPNLIIVETTLSPDQIPGSLEKLAEVCDASTRVVVLGHVNDVLLYRELIRSGISEYIVLPATAAQIVSAITDLFASENSAPIGRTVGFVSAKGGAGGSTVAHNVSWAIATALRQDCLILDMDLAFGTAGLNFNQDPPHGLADAVNGNQKLDQTMLDRLMSKAANHINLLTAPVTLDRTYDFEEREFEQILELCQNTMPVVVLDIPHAWNAWIRQTLATIDEVVIVAEPDLANLRNAKNLADTIKALRPTESAPLLVLNKTGVPRRPEINAAEFASSVECELLGQIPFEAALFGTAANNGQMIAEVSANHKINEVYRAIGMHVTGRQAAHSGGKSSSLMKLPSFLKKRA from the coding sequence ATGAGTTTCCTCACCCCAGAATCCAAGAAGGTGGAAGAGCCGGCGGCCGAGATCGCCTCGGGAGCGCGCCTCATTCCGCGCATCACCATCCAGGCCTTCTGCGAGCATTCCCAGACCGCCCAACTGGTGGAAAGCGCCATCCACGATCGCCGCATGTCCAAGGTGGCGCTGACCACCCACAATGGCGGCATCGACGGCGCCGTCGAGACCTACAAGTCCAACCCGACGCCCAACCTGATCATCGTCGAGACGACGCTGTCGCCCGACCAGATCCCTGGATCGCTCGAAAAGCTCGCCGAAGTCTGCGATGCCTCGACGCGTGTCGTGGTGCTGGGCCACGTCAACGACGTCCTGCTCTATCGCGAGCTGATCCGCTCGGGCATTTCCGAGTATATCGTGCTGCCGGCCACGGCGGCGCAGATCGTCTCTGCGATCACCGACCTCTTCGCCTCGGAAAACTCTGCACCGATCGGCCGCACGGTTGGCTTCGTCTCGGCCAAGGGCGGCGCCGGTGGTTCGACCGTCGCGCACAACGTTTCCTGGGCCATCGCCACCGCCCTGCGCCAGGATTGCCTGATCCTCGATATGGACCTGGCCTTCGGCACTGCCGGCCTCAACTTCAATCAGGACCCGCCGCACGGCCTCGCCGACGCGGTCAACGGCAACCAGAAGCTCGACCAGACCATGCTGGACCGCCTGATGAGCAAGGCGGCCAACCACATCAACCTACTCACCGCCCCGGTGACGCTGGATCGCACCTACGATTTCGAGGAACGCGAATTCGAGCAGATCCTGGAGCTCTGCCAGAACACCATGCCGGTCGTCGTCCTCGACATCCCGCATGCCTGGAATGCCTGGATCCGCCAGACACTGGCCACCATCGACGAGGTGGTGATCGTGGCCGAGCCGGACCTGGCCAATCTGCGCAATGCCAAGAACCTGGCCGATACCATCAAGGCCCTGCGCCCCACCGAAAGCGCACCGCTATTGGTCCTCAACAAGACCGGCGTGCCGCGCCGACCGGAGATCAATGCGGCCGAGTTCGCCAGCTCAGTGGAATGCGAATTGCTGGGTCAGATACCGTTCGAGGCGGCGCTGTTCGGCACCGCCGCCAACAACGGCCAGATGATCGCCGAGGTTTCGGCCAACCACAAAATCAACGAAGTCTACCGCGCCATCGGTATGCACGTCACCGGACGGCAGGCGGCGCATAGCGGGGGCAAGTCATCGAGCCTGATGAAGCTGCCCTCGTTCCTCAAGAAGCGGGCCTGA
- a CDS encoding Flp family type IVb pilin, whose protein sequence is MNLFARFAQDESGATAIEYGLIAALISVGIILAATALGGSLGNLFNGISGKLDNSMGNLDG, encoded by the coding sequence ATGAACCTCTTCGCACGTTTCGCGCAGGACGAGTCCGGCGCGACCGCTATTGAATACGGCCTTATCGCCGCTCTGATCTCTGTCGGTATCATCCTGGCCGCTACCGCTCTCGGTGGCAGCCTGGGTAACCTCTTCAACGGCATCTCCGGCAAGCTCGACAACTCGATGGGCAACCTCGACGGCTAA
- a CDS encoding A24 family peptidase, producing MPTVAFLLPFPVAMAWAASSDLLTMRISNMLVLFLAASFCVVALVANLSLQQFAMHLTCGIIVLAVGFALFALRWIGGGDAKLAAVTALWLGFDQNIILQYLLYSAVLGGVLTLLILAFRGVPLFPLIARHRWLERLHDRKAGVPYGIALAIAGLVAYSNSTIFERLVA from the coding sequence ATGCCGACCGTTGCATTCTTGCTGCCATTTCCAGTGGCCATGGCATGGGCCGCATCGTCGGATTTGCTGACCATGCGGATTTCCAACATGCTGGTGCTGTTCCTGGCGGCCAGCTTCTGCGTCGTCGCGCTGGTGGCCAACCTGAGCTTGCAGCAATTTGCCATGCATCTGACCTGCGGCATCATCGTGCTGGCAGTTGGCTTTGCCCTGTTTGCGCTGCGCTGGATCGGCGGTGGCGATGCCAAGCTGGCGGCCGTAACCGCGCTCTGGCTTGGCTTCGATCAGAACATCATCCTGCAATACCTGCTTTACTCGGCTGTGCTGGGCGGCGTGCTGACGCTGCTGATCCTGGCGTTTCGCGGCGTGCCGCTCTTTCCCCTGATCGCGCGTCATCGCTGGCTGGAACGGCTGCATGACCGCAAGGCGGGCGTGCCCTATGGCATCGCCCTGGCCATTGCCGGGTTGGTGGCCTATTCCAACTCCACGATTTTCGAGCGGCTGGTCGCGTAG
- a CDS encoding CpaF family protein: protein MFGKRTTFGGNTPGVSEVARPVASPPPAAPVRRAADSDTMASRMRSGMEEVVDVRAPADAQRDKEYFHTKSAIFNALIDSIDLSQLATMDQDAAREEIRDIVAEIIALKSIIMSISEQEDLLEDICNDVLGYGPLEPLLARDDIADIMVNGSQKCYIEVAGKVKLTNVRFRDDAHLMNVCQRIVSQVGRRVDESSPICDARLPDGSRVNVIAPPLAIDGAALTIRKFKKDKLTLQQLVKYNSISPEGAEVLRILGRVRANVLISGGTGSGKTTLLNCLTAFIEKDERVITCEDSAELQLQQPHVVRLETRPPNLEGEGEITMRDLIKNCLRMRPERIIVGEVRGPESFDLLQAMNTGHDGSMGTLHANSPREALSRLESMITMGGYSLPSRTIREMITSSIDVVVQAARLRDGSRRITHITEILGMEGDVIVTQDIFLYDIIGEDSNGMLVGRHRSTGITKPQFAERARYFNEEGNLVEALEKSNTEQRELLDS, encoded by the coding sequence ATGTTTGGCAAGCGCACAACTTTCGGCGGCAACACTCCTGGCGTCAGCGAAGTCGCGCGTCCCGTTGCGAGCCCGCCACCGGCCGCGCCGGTCCGCCGCGCCGCCGACAGCGACACCATGGCCTCGCGCATGCGTTCCGGCATGGAAGAGGTCGTGGACGTCCGCGCGCCGGCCGATGCGCAGCGCGACAAGGAATATTTCCACACCAAGTCGGCCATCTTCAACGCGCTGATCGACTCGATCGACCTCAGCCAGCTCGCGACCATGGACCAGGACGCGGCGCGCGAAGAAATCCGCGACATCGTCGCCGAAATCATCGCGCTCAAGTCCATCATCATGTCCATCTCCGAGCAGGAAGACCTGCTCGAGGACATCTGCAACGACGTGCTGGGCTATGGCCCGCTGGAACCACTGCTGGCCCGCGACGACATCGCCGACATCATGGTGAACGGCTCGCAGAAGTGCTACATCGAAGTCGCCGGCAAGGTGAAGCTGACCAATGTCCGCTTCCGCGACGACGCGCACCTGATGAACGTCTGCCAGCGTATCGTGTCCCAGGTCGGTCGCCGCGTCGATGAAAGCTCCCCGATCTGCGACGCCCGCCTCCCAGATGGTTCGCGCGTCAACGTCATCGCCCCGCCGCTGGCCATCGACGGCGCTGCGCTCACCATCCGTAAGTTCAAGAAGGACAAGCTGACACTCCAGCAGCTGGTCAAGTACAATTCCATCTCGCCCGAAGGCGCCGAGGTTTTGCGCATCCTGGGCCGTGTCCGCGCCAACGTATTGATCTCGGGTGGTACCGGTTCGGGCAAGACTACCCTGCTCAACTGCCTCACCGCTTTCATCGAAAAGGATGAACGCGTCATCACCTGCGAAGACTCGGCCGAACTGCAACTGCAGCAGCCGCATGTGGTGCGCCTTGAAACCCGCCCGCCGAACCTGGAAGGCGAAGGCGAGATCACCATGCGCGATCTCATCAAGAACTGCCTGCGTATGCGCCCCGAACGCATCATCGTCGGCGAAGTCCGCGGCCCGGAGTCCTTCGACCTGCTCCAGGCCATGAATACGGGCCATGACGGCTCGATGGGCACGCTCCACGCCAACAGCCCGCGCGAAGCCCTTTCGCGTCTTGAATCCATGATCACCATGGGTGGCTACAGCCTGCCCAGCCGCACCATCCGCGAAATGATCACCTCGTCGATCGACGTCGTGGTGCAGGCCGCCCGCCTGCGCGATGGTTCGCGCCGCATCACCCACATCACCGAGATCCTCGGGATGGAAGGCGACGTGATCGTGACGCAGGACATCTTCCTCTACGACATCATCGGCGAAGATTCGAACGGCATGCTGGTCGGCAGGCACCGTTCGACTGGTATCACGAAGCCGCAATTCGCCGAGCGCGCCCGCTACTTCAACGAAGAGGGCAACCTGGTCGAGGCGCTCGAAAAGTCCAATACCGAACAGCGCGAACTGCTGGATTCGTAA
- a CDS encoding pilus assembly protein N-terminal domain-containing protein yields the protein MRPNLAAAFALCLSLGSGFLSAPAMAVDGAPINVNVNMARILRINASAATVIVGNPGIADVTIQDPQTLILTGKSYGQTNLIVLDKAGNPIADTMIEVVQMQAGVTTVYQGQARTSLACAPVCQNIIMMGDDAGFSGAAVASSQIVQSIGQ from the coding sequence ATGCGCCCAAACCTCGCCGCCGCCTTTGCCCTCTGCCTGTCGCTCGGGTCCGGCTTTCTGTCGGCGCCGGCCATGGCGGTCGATGGGGCGCCCATCAATGTCAATGTGAACATGGCGCGCATCCTGCGCATCAACGCCTCGGCCGCCACCGTGATCGTTGGCAATCCGGGCATTGCCGACGTCACTATCCAGGATCCGCAAACACTGATCCTGACCGGCAAGAGCTACGGCCAGACCAACCTGATCGTCCTCGACAAGGCCGGCAACCCCATCGCCGATACGATGATCGAAGTGGTGCAGATGCAGGCCGGCGTCACCACGGTCTACCAGGGCCAAGCCCGCACGAGCCTGGCTTGCGCGCCGGTTTGCCAGAACATCATCATGATGGGCGACGATGCCGGCTTCTCCGGTGCGGCGGTGGCGTCCTCGCAGATCGTTCAGAGCATCGGTCAATAA
- a CDS encoding HAD family hydrolase: MTDTLVPVFDLGGVFVDWNPMYLFRKLFDTEEDAQWFQDNICTLAWNLEFDAGEIYSEGVAKLITRFPKYWREIQAYDLRWKETLGEFIHGTIDIHNELVEQEIPTFAITNFSWEKWVSCLPEWPFLEKFDGVIVSGLEGLVKPDPRLYRVFCERYSLAPDNCVFIDDSEQNIVAARKFGMHGIHFKDPATTRKELIALGLPLKAK, from the coding sequence ATGACCGATACGCTCGTTCCCGTGTTCGACCTTGGCGGCGTGTTCGTCGACTGGAACCCGATGTACCTGTTCCGCAAACTCTTCGACACCGAGGAGGATGCGCAGTGGTTCCAGGACAATATCTGCACTTTGGCCTGGAACCTCGAATTCGACGCCGGTGAAATCTATTCGGAAGGCGTGGCCAAGCTCATCACCCGCTTTCCGAAGTACTGGCGCGAAATCCAGGCCTATGACCTGCGCTGGAAGGAAACGCTGGGCGAGTTCATCCATGGCACAATCGACATCCACAACGAGCTGGTCGAGCAGGAAATCCCCACCTTCGCCATCACCAACTTCTCGTGGGAGAAGTGGGTCAGCTGCCTGCCCGAATGGCCGTTCCTCGAGAAGTTCGACGGCGTTATCGTCTCGGGTCTGGAAGGCCTGGTAAAGCCCGATCCGCGGCTCTACCGCGTATTCTGTGAGCGCTATAGCCTGGCGCCCGACAACTGCGTCTTCATCGACGACAGCGAGCAGAACATCGTGGCGGCGCGCAAATTTGGCATGCATGGCATCCACTTCAAGGACCCGGCAACGACGCGCAAGGAACTGATCGCCCTAGGCCTGCCGCTCAAGGCGAAGTAG
- the upp gene encoding uracil phosphoribosyltransferase has product MSNVTVIDHPLIQHKLTIMRNKETSIAGFRRLLREIAHLMCYEVTRDLELEMIPIETPMAQMDSPAIKGKKLVFASILRAGNGLLDGMLDLVPAARVAHIGIYRDHETLEPVEYYFKAPSHLENRLIIVVDPMLATGNSATAAIEKLKERGANNIRFLCLLAAPEGIANFTAAHPDVPVFTASIDSHLNEKGYIVPGLGDAGDRMYGTK; this is encoded by the coding sequence ATGAGCAACGTAACCGTCATCGATCACCCGCTGATCCAGCACAAGCTGACCATCATGCGCAACAAGGAGACCTCCATCGCGGGGTTCCGCCGCCTGCTGCGCGAGATCGCGCATCTGATGTGCTATGAGGTGACGCGCGATCTCGAACTGGAAATGATCCCGATCGAGACGCCGATGGCGCAGATGGACAGCCCCGCCATCAAGGGCAAGAAGCTGGTCTTCGCCTCCATCCTGCGCGCCGGCAATGGCCTGCTCGATGGCATGCTTGACCTCGTGCCCGCCGCCCGCGTCGCCCATATCGGCATCTATCGCGATCACGAGACGCTGGAGCCGGTCGAATATTACTTCAAGGCGCCGTCCCACCTCGAAAATCGCCTGATCATCGTGGTTGATCCTATGCTGGCTACCGGCAATTCGGCGACAGCCGCGATCGAGAAGCTCAAGGAACGCGGCGCCAACAATATCCGCTTCCTGTGCCTGCTGGCGGCGCCCGAGGGCATCGCCAATTTCACCGCAGCGCATCCTGATGTGCCGGTGTTCACGGCGTCGATCGACAGCCATCTCAACGAGAAGGGCTATATTGTCCCCGGCCTGGGTGATGCGGGCGATCGGATGTACGGGACGAAGTAG
- a CDS encoding TadE/TadG family type IV pilus assembly protein, with protein MATRLGSLIGRRLRQRRRDFARDERGATLIEFAILALPFFSIVGAILETSVVFLSGQVLESATQDVSRLIRTGQAQGMMSAPEDFKSRICARVYGLFPNCETDLHVEVQTITDFDSATISPPIDWSCEENCDAQWTRDEQYSSGGGGSIMMVQVYYKWPIMISLGDMTLGNLPGNKRLMSASTVFRNEPFT; from the coding sequence ATGGCCACCAGACTTGGATCGCTGATCGGACGGAGGCTGCGGCAGCGCCGGCGCGACTTTGCGCGCGACGAGCGCGGCGCGACCCTGATCGAATTTGCCATCCTTGCCTTGCCGTTCTTCTCCATCGTGGGCGCTATCCTGGAAACCTCCGTTGTGTTTCTTTCCGGGCAGGTTCTGGAAAGCGCCACGCAGGATGTCAGCCGACTGATCCGCACGGGCCAGGCGCAGGGCATGATGTCGGCGCCTGAAGACTTCAAGAGCCGCATCTGCGCGCGAGTCTATGGGTTGTTCCCCAATTGCGAGACGGACCTGCATGTCGAAGTCCAGACCATCACCGATTTCGACTCGGCGACAATCAGCCCACCCATTGATTGGAGCTGCGAAGAAAACTGCGACGCGCAATGGACGCGCGACGAGCAGTACTCGTCCGGGGGTGGCGGCAGCATCATGATGGTGCAGGTCTACTACAAGTGGCCCATCATGATCAGCCTGGGGGATATGACGCTGGGCAACCTGCCAGGCAACAAGCGCCTAATGAGCGCATCGACCGTCTTCCGCAACGAGCCATTCACCTGA